Proteins from one Mus caroli chromosome 3, CAROLI_EIJ_v1.1, whole genome shotgun sequence genomic window:
- the Flg2 gene encoding filaggrin-2 has product MAYLLRSVVTIIDVFYQYTKQDEECGTLSKDELKELLEKEFRPILKNPDDPDTVDVIMHMLDRDHDRRLDFTEFILMIFKLALACNKVLGKEYCKASGSKKHRRGHRHQEEESETEEEEETPRQKSGFRFSSWSEGEEHGHSSGGSRGRAKHRRGSNSKRLERQDELSSSEESRKKHHGSIFGHSWSSNKEKDGSRSEELGEKRDKSYDSPSRESGEEYESGYRLNHQGREGHSGLSCGLEKNKYELNYIQSRKGGEQKLGYSTSSSGNSKIQSHVYGFSNSTGCCRPQNASSSCQASRSQGQGNQSCCTQSNCQSGTSGGQGYGCVSEGQSSRCCQPKPRSCSQSPSQRGYVSKQCGQPQNCGRQQRMGSSHSSCCGQYGSGATQSSSCGQQGMSSCGHSSSSHQKGCSSNGFSKGDQHSSGSGHSSCCEQHGTNSSQSSGFKQHGHESGQSCCGQHGTASGQPSGYSHHGVGSGQSCRYGQHGSGYGQSSSCGHHGSGSGQSPSSRHNRSGSSQSSGLGEHGSSSQGSPSSGHHGSGSRQSSGSEQHGAVSGQSSGSGKHETGPSQSSRSGHHGSGSQQHWGGSGQSTGFEEHGSSSGHSSSSGQHRSGSGHSSGSGKHESGPSQSSSSWHHGSGSQQHGGSSGHATGFGEHGSSSHPLPSSGQHESSSRQSSRSEQHGTGSGQSSGFGKHGSGSRQSSSSGHHKYGSGPSSRSWQHGKGSGQESGYGEQESGHGQSSSSWQHGTGPGQSSGSEEEESRPGQSSSSWQHRKGSGQESGYGEQESGHGQSSSSWQHGNGSGNRSSGFGEHESGPSHSSRSWNHGNGLGQSLGFGQHGTGSHQSEISGQYESGSGPSYSSWQHGKGLDESYGYGEHEPGHSQSSSAWHHGNGSGPSYRFGEKESRPDQEDYQHGESDHGKYRHRLSQNEHHTKYGSVRSPTRSPVHPETRKGEEHSVVPQRYSGSSLGQAGHQQRESVHGQRGRPQGPSQDSSRQPQAVQGQPSQSGSGRSPRRSPVHPESSKGEEHSVVPQRHSGSGHGHAGHQQRESVHRQRGRPQSPVHLSHSIHWQSQNTISKKSSRLPGQFGRNHFRSPISVNQYESSQSLRHGSYGPQDYDYGQSGYGPSGGRRSNSQNSIPLSSAGRATNMEVLPCGQSSSISDHVGSKANEQIGELVFKYRGSETGPDQSFDYYNLTESCSTTREHECSHGHSVVVPEHSDDNDFHYGHSHKGKQQICQIQPIVQSCFDDSQYILFQKHSESPLFGNQSGFSPNERQLYTRNESIDSYHLSSDNNNTNQISSSNNSFPNLSCIGTEECIYLPSATILGEGTEGQEPGSAQPRTIRKYNQFLDDRKRRTRGNNEKGKMKSGSAYLDSNTPLYTYVQEQRSYYFE; this is encoded by the exons atggcatATCTCTTAAGAAGTGTTGTCACCATCATTGATGTATTCTACCAATATACCAAGCAAGATGAAGAATGCGGCACACTGAGCAAGGATGAGCTAAAGGaactgctggagaaggagttccGGCCAATTCTGAAG AATCCAGATGATCCGGACACAGTAGATGTCATCATGCATATGCTGGATCGAGATCATGACCGAAGACTAGACTTTACTGAGTTTATTCTGATGATATTTAAACTGGCTCTGGCCTGCAACAAGGTTCTTGGGAAAGAATACTGTAAAGCTTCAGGGTCAAAGAAGCATAGGCGTGGCCATCGACACCAAGAGGAAGAAAgtgaaacagaagaggaagaggagacaccAAGACAGAAATCAGGTTTCAGATTTTCAAGTTGGAGTGAGGGAGAGGAGCATGGACATAGTTCTGGGGGCTCACGGGGACGTGCAAAACATAGACGTGGGTCCAACTCTAAGAGGTTGGAAAGGCAAGATGAATTATCCAGCTCAGAGGAATCAAGGAAAAAACACCATGGGTCTATCTTTGGTCACTCTTGGAGTAGTAACAAAGAGAAAGATGGTTCCAGATCTGAAGAGCTAGGAGAAAAAAGAGACAAGTCATATGATAGCCCCTCTAGAGAATCTGGGGAAGAGTATGAGTCTGGATATAGGTTAAACCACCAGGGAAGGGAAGGTCATAGTGGATTGTCATGTGGATTGGAGAAGAACAAATATGAGTTAAATTACATTCAGTCAAGAAAGGGTGGAGAACAAAAGCTTGGGTATAGTACTTCAAGTTCAGGAAACAGTAAGATACAAAGTCATGTATATGGTTTTAGTAATTCTACTGGATGTTGCAGACCACAAAATGCTTCAAGTTCTTGTCAAGCAAGTAGATCACAAGGGCAAGGAAATCAGTCTTGCTGTACCCAGTCAAACTGTCAATCAGGAACTAGTGGAGGACAAGGATATGGGTGTGTCTCAGAAGGTCAGTCCTCTAGATGTTGTCAACCTAAACCTAGATCCTGTAGCCAGTCTCCTAGTCAGAGAGGGTATGTATCTAAACAATGTGGTCAACCACAGAACTGTGGAAGACAACAAAGAATGGGTTCAAGTCACTCTTCTTGCTGTGGACAATATGGGTCTGGAGCAACTCAATCTTCTAGTTGTGGTCAACAGGGAATGAGTTCCTGTGGACATTCTTCAAGCTCTCATCAAAAGGGGTGTAGTTCAAATGGATTTTCCAAAGGTGATCAGCATTCATCTGGTTCGGGGCACTCATCCTGCTGTGAACAACATGGAACAAACTCAAGTCAGTCCTCTGGCTTTAAACAACATGGACATGAATCAGGTCAGTCTTGCTGTGGCCAACATGGTACTGCATCAGGTCAACCCTCAGGTTATAGTCATCATGGGGTTGGCTCAGGGCAGTCATGTCGCTATGGGCAGCATGGGTCCGGTTATGGTCAGTCATCTAGCTGTGGGCATCATGGATCTGGCTCAGGTCAGTCACCTAGCTCTAGGCATAACAGGTCAGGCTCAAGTCAGTCATCTGGCCTTGGGGAGCATGGGTCCAGTTCTCAAGGGTCGCCTAGTTCTGGGCATCATGGATCTGGCTCACGTCAGTCATCTGGGTCTGAGCAGCATGGTGCTGTCTCAGGTCAGTCATCTGGCTCTGGGAAGCATGAGACTGGACCCAGTCAGTCATCTCGTTCTGGGCATCATGGTTCTGGCTCTCAGCAGCATTGGGGTGGCTCAGGCCAGTCAACTGGCTTTGAGGAGCATGGGTCCAGTTCTGGACACTCATCTAGCTCTGGCCAACACAGGTCAGGCTCAGGTCACTCATCTGGCTCTGGGAAGCATGAGTCTGGACCCAGTCAGTCATCTAGTTCTTGGCATCATGGTTCTGGCTCTCAGCAGCATGGGGGTAGTTCAGGCCACGCAACTGGCTTTGGAGAGCATGGGTCCAGTTCTCATCCATTGCCTAGTTCTGGTCAACATGAATCTAGCTCACGTCAGTCTTCCAGGTCTGAGCAGCATGGGACTGGCTCAGGTCAGTCATCTGGCTTTGGGAAGCATGGGTCGGGTTCTCGTCAGTCATCTAGTTCTGGGCATCATAAATATGGCTCAGGTCCATCATCTAGATCTTGGCAGCATGGGAAAGGCTCAGGTCAGGAATCTGGCTATGGAGAGCAGGAATCTGGACATGGTCAGTCTTCTAGCTCATGGCAACATGGGACTGGCCCAGGTCAGTCATCTGGCAGTGAAGAGGAGGAATCTAGACCTGGCCAGTCTTCTAGCTCATGGCAACATAGAAAAGGCTCAGGTCAAGAATCTGGCTATGGAGAGCAGGAATCTGGACATGGTCAGTCTTCTAGCTCATGGCAGCATGGAAATGGTTCTGGCAACAGGTCATCTGGCTTTGGAGAGCATGAGTCTGGACCAAGTCATTCATCTAGATCTTGGAACCATGGGAATGGCTTGGGTCAGTCATTGGGCTTTGGGCAGCATGGGACAGGTTCTCATCAGTCAGAAATTTCAGGACAATATGAATCTGGCTCAGGACCATCATATAGCTCTTGGCAGCATGGGAAAGGACTAGATGAGTCTTATGGATATGGAGAGCATGAACCTGGACATAGTCAATCATCTAGTGCTTGGCATCATGGAAATGGATCAGGTCCCTCGTATCGATTTGGGGAGAAAGAATCAAGACCAGATCAGGAAGACTATCAACATGGAGAGTCGGATCATGGCAAATATAGACATAGACTATCCCAAAATGAACATCACACAAAGTATGGCTCTGTTAGATCTCCAACGAGATCACCAGTCCACCCCGAAACCAGAAAGGGTGAGGAACACTCAGTAGTCCCACAGAGATATTCTGGATCCAGTCTCGGTCAG GCAGGACATCAACAGAGAGAGTCTGTGCATGGCCAACGGGGCAGACCTCAAGGGCCCTCTCAAGACAGCAGTAGACAGCCTCAGGCCGTCCAGGGACAGCCCTCACAGTCTGGCTCTGGTAGATCTCCAAGGAGATCACCAGTGCACCCTGAGTCCAGTAAGGGTGAGGAACACTCAGTAGTCCCACAGAGACATTCTGGATCTGGTCACGGTCACGCTGGACATCAACAGAGAGAGTCTGTGCATCGCCAACGGGGTAGACCTCAAAGTCCTGTTCATCTATCACATAGTATCCATTGGCAATCACAGAATACCATAAGCAAAAAATCAAGTAGACTACCTGGCCAATTTGGCAGAAATCATTTTCGATCACCCATTAGTGTTAACCAGTATGAATCTAGTCAATCCTTGAGACATGGTAGCTATGGCCCTCAAGACTATGACTATGGTCAGTCTGGGTATGGACCTTCTGGCGGGAGGAGAAGCAACAGCCAGAATTCTATTCCTTTGAGTTCTGCAGGTAGAGCAACAAATATGGAAGTCTTACCTTGTGGACAATCTTCCTCTATTTCTGATCATGTAGGATccaaagcaaatgaacaaatcGGAGAGCTAGTTTTTaaatacagagggtcagaaacAGGTCCTGACCAATCATTTGATTATTACAATCTTACTGAGTCCTGTAGTACAACTAGAGAGCATGAGTGTAGTCATGGTCATTCTGTAGTAGTACCTGAACATTCTGATGACAATGATTTCCATTATGGCCACAGTCATAAAGGCAAACAACAAATTTGTCAGATCCAGCCAATTGTCCAGTCTTGTTTTGATGATAGCCAATACATATTATTTCAGAAACATTCAGAATCCCCTTtatttggaaatcagtctggattCAGCCCTAATGAAAGGCAATTATATACCCGTAACGAATCAATTGATAGCTATCATCTGTCAAGTGATAACAACAATACAAATCAAATATCTTCTTCCAATAACTCCTTTCCCAACCTATCCTGCATTGGAACTGAAGAGTGTATATATTTACCAAGTGCAACCATATTGGGTGAAGGAACAGAAGGACAGGAGCCTGGATCTGCCCAACCAAGGACCATCCGTAAATATAATCAATTTTTAGATGACAGGAAGAGAAGAACCAGAGGTAACaatgaaaaggggaaaatgaaGTCAGGTTCTGCCTACTTAGATAGCAATACTCCGCTATATACATATGTCCAAGAACAGAGATCCTATTACTTTGAATGA